The sequence GGGTCATAATGGGGCTGGGGGCCATGGGGGCCTGGGGCTTCAGAGCTGAGGAGTCTGAGCTTCAGGGGTTTGAGGGGCTGGGAGCTcggggggctgtgctggcctgcGCTCCTGAGCCTGTtttcctgccctgagcccagcgGTTTCCATGAGAGCCGTTTGTTTCCCCAGGCTGTGGAGCCCGCGGCATTGCCAAGGGCTGTGGTGGAGCCCTGAGAGGGGAAGCCAGGGCTGCCGGGGGAGAGGGTTTAGGGACGGTGTGGGTAATAAATGTAAAGAGATAAAGGAATCTGGTCTTTTCCTGGAtcagcactggggctgggaggatgCAGAGGGGAAAAGGTGGGAATGTGCTGCCCCGAGCTGGGAGGGGGGCCCAGCTCTTCCTGTGACCCCTGAGAGGGCACGGACACTTCTGAAGGAACTCTTGGCAGGGGGAGGATCCCTCGGGAGCTGCTCAGGTGGTTCTTCAGCATCCCAGCCCCGTGTGGGATGTGGGGTGAGCTGAACCTCCAGCCTGCACAGATGGGGCCATTCTGGGCCCGTGTGATCCTCTGGCAGCCACGGGCTGTGTCCAGtgaagcagcctgggatggggagcagggcttttccctccctttaGCCCTCTGCTGGAATCCCAGCCCATAAATGTGACAGCAGCCCGTGGGCAGCCGTAGGGTTGGGTGAAAGCAGTGaggagctctcctggagcctctCCAGGGCCGTGCTGGGGTTGTTTGCCATGTGGCAATTCGGAGGAAGGTGTTTTGTCCTGCTGGGCAGCAGTTCCAGCTCCGAGTGCCGGTGTTTGCCGCGGCGCCTGGTTCCAGGCTGGCTGCTCCATGCCTTCCCccctctctgtgctgtgcttccagggctccttcctgctgctccagcatgaaGAGCACGCGGAGCTGCTGCTCCGTCCAGAGCCCCGACGTGGCAGACCTGATCCTGACGGGGCTCCCGGCGCCGGTGTCGCGGCGCCCCGGCAGCGCCTCTCCTGCCAGGCTCGTGGCACGCTCCGTGTCCGTGGCTGCCGACGGCAAAGCCAAGAGGAACGCCCCGGTGAGCCCCTGTCCTTCCCCTCCTGTGCCTGGCGTGTGGGATGGCTCCAGGCATGGCCACGTCCCTCTCACCCTGGTGAACTCCTGTCCTTCCCTCCTGTGCCTGGCGTGTGGGATGGCTCCAGGCACGGCCATGTCCCTCTCACCCTGGTGAACTCCTGTCCTTCCCTCCTGTGCCTGGCGTGTGGGATGGCTCCAGGCATGGCCATGTCCCTCTCACCCTGGTGAGCCCCTGTCCTTCCCTTTCTGTGCCTGGTAGATGGGATGGCTCCAGGCACGTCCATGTCCCTCTCACCCTGGTGAGCCCCTGTCCTTCCCCTCCTGTGCCTGGTAGATGGGATGGCTCCAGGCATGGCCACATCCCTCTCACCCTGGTGAACTCCTGTCCTTCCCTCCTGTGCCTGGGTGATGGGATGGCTCCAGGCATGGCCACATCCCTCTCACCCTGGTGAGCCCCTGTCCTTCCCCTCCTGTGCCTGGCGTGTGGGATGGCTCCAGGTTCGTCCACGTCCCTCTCACCctggtgtgtccctgtccttccctcctGTGCCTGGTAGATGGGATGGCTCCAGGCACGTCCACGTCCCTCTCACCctggtgtgtccctgtccttccccCTCCTGTGCCTGGTTGATGGGATGGCTCCAGGCACGGCCATGTCCCTCTCACCCTGGTGAGCCCCTGTCCTTCCCCTCCTGTGCCTGGTTGATGGGATggctccaggcacagccacGTCCCTCTCGCCGTGGTTCCCCCAGCACCAGCCCGGCTTTGTTGTGGCGCCTCCCTCAGCAATCACTGCTCGTGGCTCTCTGCTGGGTGCAGAAGAGCAAGCATCAGGATTgcctcttttcccttccttgcCCTTCACCTCCCTGTGCCAGTTTCCATCTGGAAACTCCCGATTTCCTGGTGtctcctgctgggctgtcaGGCCCAGCCTGCCCCTCATGGAGCACCCCCTGTTCCCACCGTGCCGGGGGCTCCTGAGTGGGGGTTCCACAGAGGCAGCGAGCCCCAGGTGCTTGCTGGGCTCTGTCAGGATCCAGCAGCAGACAGCCTGTGCTCCGTGCTGAGTAATCCCTTGGCAGCATTCCCACGCCCTTGTTCCCGGGAGCTGGTGCTAAGGAACGTGTTCCTGCTGGCTCAGCAGCGCCCGAGCGAGGTGTCATTGCCCGCTGCCTCAAGGAgagcctggcagccctggggtaGTGGGAACTCCGTGTCCCGCTGGCTGAGAGGGTGGGGGAGCCTGCCTGTGCTCCCCCTGAACGTGGCTGCTGGATTTGTCCCTGCTCTCCACAGGAAGATGCGGGATCCCGGGCCATGAACAACCTGCGCAGGTCCAACAGCACCACCCAGGTGAACCAGCGGGCGAACAGCTCACACAGGTACAGCTCCCTGTGTCTGTCCTGTGCCTGGCCCTAGGGGACACCCCACCCGTGTGTCCTGGTCCTGGGGGGGAACAGGAGCCTTTCCAAAATACCCTGAGCTCTGTCATGCACTTCAGGCGTTAAAACCTGGCCCTGGAAAACCAAGGTCTGGCACTTGGGTTATTTTTTTGAAGAGGAAGTCCCTTGTTTAGGGTTCCAAAGGATCACGCAACAGCCTGGCCTTAAAGTCCCATGCAGGATCACCTTCCaggagaccaggttgctccaagccccatccaatctggcctgggacacttctcTGTCAGAGTATTGCCCAGATTctgtgggcaacctgtgccaaggcctctGCACcatcacagggaagaatttctatTTGGGGAAATGGAGTGTGTTTCTGTGGCTGTGACAAAAAACATTCCATTTGATTCCAACAGCCCTCATGGACCCTCCAGGCCATAACTGGGCTGTGTGAGGAGACAAAATTCTCTGTTCCCAGTGCCCTCTGAGTTGGGATTTTCCATTCTCCTGTTGGTCTGTGCCCATCCCTATCACCACACACCAGCCTGGAACCCAAAGCTCTGAATCATTGGTGGATTTTGTGGCCATGTAAcaattctccagcccctttctCCTGTGTCACACTGGAGTTTCCAAGTGCCCTGTGTAGCCAGAGTGTGTCCTGTGGCTGTGAGTTATTCCAGAacctctgctctctcctctctgccttccctgggtCTGGATGAAGCTCGGAGCAGACAGGAGACTTCCTGGCCTTCTTTGAGGGCGATCCAGTAGGAAGGAAGAAActggcagctctgagcaaaACCTCCCcggaaaagaaaaccacatggAATATCTTGGTGAGGATGGCAGGCTCTGGGAGTGGGTGGCTCTGTGCTCCTGGTGGTGTTTGAGGAGGTGGGTTTGGTGTCCTTATCCTTGCTGACTCCCTGGCAGGATGACCAGCCCCGAGTGTTCCCAGGCCCCTCTGGCTCCCACGGCCTCGAGCCGCCCGCGGgcatgaggaggaaggaagccACGGTGCTCCTGGCTGCCAACTTCACCGCCAACAACAGGTAGGACAGAGGGTCCTGAAGGGGAGAGTGGGTGCAACTGCACGGAGAAAACACCTGGAGGGGGGAAGCTGCTGTTTCTGATGCTCCTGGTCTCCCCACACAAGGAGCAACAAGGGCGCAATGGGCAACTGCGTCACCACCATGGTGCACAACAACTACTCCACTGCTGAGAAGGGCCCTGCTCCTCCCAAGAGCTCCAACCAGGCTCCCAGTTCCCTCAAGTGAGTGTGGGGGtgtcctggctctgcagctgggctggcccCGGGGTCGTGTGTGGCTCAGGACAGGGCTGAGTGGCTTCATCTTCTGTCCCAGCAATGTTGTCAAAGCGGCCTCAAACGAGGAcggggaaggcagcagcagcctcgtGAAGTCTCAGAAGAATTTCTCCAGCAACAACATCATGACCcgcaacaacaacagcagcagcagcagcagcagtgttccCCGGAGGAGGGAGGTGACCGAGGAAGAGGCCGAGAGgtgagggaaggagcaggaggatgctACCAGGAGGTGTGAGGAGCTCCAGGGGAGCTTGTTCTTCTCCTGTGGGATTTCACACTGGGGAAAGGCCCCTGCAGGTCCTGGTGCTGTGGGGACgccatctgctgctcctggggctgtgctgaccctccctccctgtccccacaggttCATCCAGCAGGTGAACCTGGCTGCTGTCACCATCCAGCGCTGGTACCGGCGGCACGCGCAGCGGCACCGGACGGCGGCCGCGGCTCTGGGGCGCCTGATGGCTGCCAAGAGGGAGGTTGGTCCTGTCCCCTGCTCTGTAGCCCAGACCCCTCGACACCCATGTCCCACTGGCCACCCAGTTGGGGTCCCTTTAGTCCCCAGACTCAAGCTGTGAAAGTCAAGGGGGTTCTGGCTTCACATCCAACCAGCCCCTCCATGGTccagagagctggggagggtcCAGTTCCCTCAGAGttgtgctgggatttttttgagatGAGTTGTGTGTCCAGGGATTAGGCTGGGCTGGgttccagcaggagctgaggccCAAAGGCTCAGCACCACACGGCTCCAGTTCCCCCAGCCCCCTGACTGGGAGCAGTCAgaccctggcagcagcagcactgaattGCCACTGTCTGAATTGCCACACTGGTGGCCAGAGGAGGGATGCCCCATATCGGCTCATCCTAATGAATCCCTAATGAGGTGGCTTGTTAGAGTGACGAGGTTTCACAGCTATTTGTGTTTCCTTGTGTTCAATTATTTATCCCAGTAATGAAAAGCTCCGTTGCTCTTGCGTGTGAGTCTATTTTTAAGCCTTGTCTCCTCTGTGGTTGCAGACCCAGAtgatgaaataataataataataataataataataataataataataatagcattGAGAATCTGAAGAAAATGAGCTGCTCCAAAGTGGAGCTGTGCCGAGAGCTCCTCACCTGCACAGAGGAGAGGATGGAAAGCCTGGATATGGGGTGACCCAGGTGTGGGTGCTCCTCACACTTCTCAGTGCTGGGTGCTGGAGAGCTCTCAGTAACATTTTTGACCCTCCTCTCTggaaggaaaggcagcagcGGATGGAGGAGGGGAATATCCTGGATTTGCAGGAGAGGAAGGACGAGGAGCGACGGAAGATCCGAGAGGAGAAGGCGCGCCTGGCCCGGCACGCTGCCATCCAGGTagggccagggccaggcccGTGTGACACCATTTATTGGCATCATCCAACAGCGAGAGGCCTCTCTGCATCTCCAGAGCCTTGGCATGGGGCAGGGTCAGGGCCAGCCTTGGAAATGGAGTGTTCCCTCCGGAGATGGAGGTGCCACGGAGCAGTTTCCTGCTGCGCTCCTGCCAAGCCTTGGCAGCTCATGCTGAGCTTGTGAAGACAGTGCTGGTTTCTGTGTAGTTCTCAGGAAAATGGTGACCACGTTGAGATAGGGAGACTCCAAGCTCTGTGGAATGGCCAAGGATGTCTGTGCCCTGGGAATGGAACCCTCCTCGGGAGCAGGGTCCTTCCAGAGAGGGCCGAGTACCGCTCCATGTCCCCTGGCAGGAAGCAACACGTCGTTGTCACCCTGCTCTTGCAGCTGGTGGTGCAGATGGGgttggcacaggctgcaggagttGGCAGTAAAGCTGGGGATGTTTTAAACCCCAAATTTTCTTTGCCCTAATTGGAAACATGTTCCATCGGGGGAGGGGGTTGGGGGAAACAATCAGTGAGCAGCTGGAGGATGCAAAAACACTGCCACAGCCTTGCAAACACAGGCTTGTGCCTTTCCAAAGCTTCAGGACATCGATGgctcctctgtccctgcaggagctgcagcagaaaaggGCCCAAAAGGCCTCGGAGGCGAAGCGCTCGGCAGAAGAGCAGGTGCTGGtgaaggagagcaggagggTGCCCAAGAAGAAGCCTGGTGCCAAACCTGCCTCAGCCAGGAACGCCAGCCCGGCCGGCAGCCTCACCAAAGCCAACAACGCCGGTGAGTCCCTCTGGcgtgtccccagagctgtgggagTGAGGGGTTtgctctgaggagctgcttcccaggggctggctggggagAGTACCTGAGAACAGCCTGCTTCCTGCAGAGGCCAATTCCCCCTCGGCAGCCTCGGAGCCAGAAGGAAGAGACCTGGGAGTTCTTGGCTCTGTGCCCTTGCAGGACCCCGGGGCAGAGGACAAACTGCAGGTGGGTCTGGCTGTGCCTCCTGagggccctggcagcagctgctctgccagggcgACATCAGAGCCTTTCCTGGCTTCTGGGGAGACCCAGAAAACTCTCTCTCATCTTCTCCCTTAGGATGTGAGCTCCAGGGAGACAGGTAATGAGGACCTGGagacagcagtggctgctggcagcagggctccatccaAGGTCACGCTCAACGAGCTGCTGGACACGCTgcggctgctggaggaggagccggAGCTGCTGCCCCCTCCCAAGCTCCTCAAGAAGGACAGACATGCCTGGATGGACAGGGTGAGCTGGGGAATGAGACTGCTGTGTGATGGCTTCCTGGTGAGAaacagctgggcactgccagggaaggTGGTGGAGGAGCTTGGAGCGGGTGATGGAGGAATTTGGAGCAGGAGGTGGAGGAGCGTGGAGGTGGTAGAGGAATTGTTTGGTGCTTTGAGGGCTTGGATGTTTGCAAGGAACAGCAACCCGTGCAAAGGCTGGTGGTGGGACAGGGTTTAGCCCAGAGGATCAGGCTGGGTGCAGTGGGAGGACTGGGCTCCAGTGATGGAGGCAAACCAGCACCACTTCTCCCGAGCCTTTCCCTGGGTGCTCACTCACCACGGTGAATTCCCAGCAGGAGCCCAGCTCCAACTCCCTGACTGCTGATAACTTGGAGAAGTTTGGGAAGCTGAACCACCCTCCAGGGGTCCCAGAGGATGGGGCTCTGCTCTCGGAGGCCAAGCTCCAAAGCATCATCAGTTTCCTGGATGAGATGGAGAAGTCGGAGCAGGAGAGGCCCAGGTCGGCCGCCTCAGCCACGCAGCGGGAGGTGAGTCCACCTGTGGTGTGGGAATCCATTCCTGGTGGGAATCATCCCCCATCTCCCTGCCCTCATTCCAGGTGGTTCCACCTCCTTTTCATCATGTTTTTTCTGCTGTGGCAGGGCTTCCTTTTGGAAGAGGAGCTGGCTCACGTGGAGCAGGTGTCAGCGGTTGCTACGGAGGTGACAAGCTCCATGATGAGGCTGAAGCTGGAAGTGGAGGAGAAGAAGAGAGCCATCAGCCTGCTGCAGACTGCTCTGGTGTGTCAGCCTCACACGTGGTTCTTGGGACTATGAAGCACATGATCAGGACTATCCCTTGATtttacagaatcatggaattgtttgggttggaggggaccttaaagatcatctagccGGGACCTGGGCTGAGCTCCCTTCTCCTCTGTCCTGGGGGGCTGGGTGTTCCTGCTGACAGGGGTGGGAGATGTGAGCACCAGGGCTTTGCTTTAGCTCTGTCCCTCGTTCTCCTGGCCTGATGGTGATTTCCATGTCGTGGCTGTTTGACCCCACAGACTCAGCAGCGGGAACTGACCGACCGACACATCAAACAGACCGAGCAGGAGCTTggccagcagctcaggctgcagagggAGCAGTATGAGGCAGCTATCCAGAGGCACCTGGCCTTCATTGACCAGGTAACCcctcatcccagctcctgaaGGCAGAGGCTGAGGTGGCTGCACCTGCCTGATGCCGGCTCATcgctctgcccagctcctcgATGACAAGAAGGTGCTGAGTGAGAAGTGTGAGGCCGTGGTGGCAGAGCTGAAACAAGTGGACCACAAGTACGGCCAGAAGATCACCCAGATGCAGGAGCAGCACGAGCTGGTGAGGGGGCAGGGGAGATGGGGGGACACGTGCATGCTGATTTTGCTCAAATGGGGCCTCTGCCCGGAGCAGTACAGTCTCTGCCACCTCGGTGGGACCTGGACACTCCAAGGAGCTCTTCCCTGTGCACAGAAGGTCCCTGTCACCACAGAGCTTTGTCCTGGCTCCCCAAAAAGCTCCTGTTCTTTGCTGCTCAGGGCCGGGAGCATGGCACTGACCAAGGGACAGTGTAAGCTCCCAGGCTCTGCTTGGAGAGACCCTTCccacacacctggcacaggttgcccagagaagctgtggctgccccatccctggaagtgtccaaggccaggttggacaggacttggagcagcctggggtagtggaagatgtccctgctatgggcaggggttggaactggatgaactttaaggtcccttccaacccaaaccattctgtgattccatgatcccattgaaggcagagctctcccaggctgggggtgcccagggtgcAGTGCTGGCACAAACCCAAATGCCGTGGAACAATTTTGCTTCTCCTGTGGACGGAGACAGCTCagctcaccctgtgccaggcctggcaggagggcagcacCACTGGGCTCATCCCAACTCTGCTGTCCCAGTCCCTTCTTGTCCTTGACCTTGGAGCTGAGCTCATGCCTGGCCAGACCATGGGGGTCCCTTGGTGTCTGGAGCAGCTCCAACCACACAGGCTCCTGGCCAGTCCTTCAGTTTGTCCCCATCCTTGTCCCTTGTGCTGTCTCCCCTTGCCCCCTTGgcctcctgccctgcccgtGGCTCCCGCAGACACGCCTGTGTGGATTTGCCTCTTGCCCACCATTCCCCTTctctctccatcccctcctttctttctccccagGTCTGGCGCACTTTGGGCCCCTTTTGTGAGGTAAATGTGGTCTTTGCTCTCTTTTGTGCCTTGCCCTCTGCTCTCGTGCCCTGACCTGCTCTGGCCCTGCTCCACCCCCTGCCAGAGGGTTTTCCATGGCAGCGAGAGGGAAGGCTGGAGAGGAAAGCACCATCACACAGGGACAGATGGGCTGCCCTGCATGCAGAGACCCTCGGCAGCCCCCagttccccttccctctccatcGGTGCTCTCGTGTCTTGGCAGTGAGCACTTTCCCAAGGGGATggaggagaaggctctgggagaGTGTGTGGCCACTTCTCTGGGCTGGAAGAGCACACCTGGCCAGGGCTGTGCGAGTATCCAtgtgcagccccacagcttCCTTCCCAACAGCCTGCCTCCCAGGGCTTTTCTCTCCCAGCTTCTCTGAGGTTTTCCCATTTGCTTCCAAACAGGAGATTAAGAAACTGAAGGAACTCATGAGCGCAACTGAGAAAATCCGGCGGGAGAAGTGGATTGAGGAGAAAACCAAAAAGATCAAAGAAATCACGGTGAAAGGTACGGGCAGgttccctcagcagcagctggagccaggGCAGTGGTCCAGGAGAGATTGGGAAGAGCTCCTTGGTGTGGGCGGCGTTTGCTCCCTGTTTCTGGTGGAGCAGATGCCAAAGGGCAAGAAAAACCCCTCTGTGCTCATCCCCCCCTTCCTGCCAGCCCCTTTGAGCCGGCCGAGGGCACCGGGTGGGATCCAGGCCGAGCCGTGCCCGTCCTTCCCgctgtcccagggctggagccggAGATCCAGAAGCTCATGGCCAAGCACCGCGAGGACATCCGgcagctgaagctgctgcacGAGGCCGAGCTGCTGCAGTCGGACGAGCGGGCGGCGCTGCACTACGGGCGGCAGGCGCAGGAGCTGCGGGGGCTGCTGGAGCgggagaaggaggagcagagccagcgggagcgggagcgggccCGCCAGAGGTGCGTCGCCCCGGGCTCGGCGCCGGCTTGGCGCTCACAGGTCTGGGGTGCTGTCCAGCACCAGTCTGCTGCTGGCATCCCAATATTTGCAGCTCCACGGGGAGCAGCCCCTTCCTCTCCACCGGCCTCAGGTGGGcgatgctgctgagctgggagcgTCCTCTGGCACCATGAAGGGCGGTGTGAAGAGGCTGAGTGCTCGAAGGCACATCCCTGGAGTGTCTGTGCCCCACAggtgtgagcagcagctggagcaggaggagcaggcactggagctgcagcggCGCCGGCTCTATGCCGAGGTGGCCGAGGAGAAGGAGCGGCTGAGCCAGCAAGCAGCCAggtgggcaggctgggagcagccctgagctgtgGGGCCGGGCTCCCTGGGCCAGATTTCCATGGGAAGAGGGGCTGGTGTGGATGCTgggagctgtgtctgtgcaggcagcgagcagaggcagaggagctgcgGCGGCAGCTGGAGGCCAACAGCTCGGCCCTCACCCGGGCGCTGCGGGACGACTATgccaaggagaaggaggagcaggagaggcgGCACCAGGTCTGGTTCCCCCTCACCTCCAGCCCT comes from Vidua macroura isolate BioBank_ID:100142 chromosome 19, ASM2450914v1, whole genome shotgun sequence and encodes:
- the CEP131 gene encoding centrosomal protein of 131 kDa isoform X7 is translated as MKSTRSCCSVQSPDVADLILTGLPAPVSRRPGSASPARLVARSVSVAADGKAKRNAPEDAGSRAMNNLRRSNSTTQVNQRANSSHSSEQTGDFLAFFEGDPVGRKKLAALSKTSPEKKTTWNILDDQPRVFPGPSGSHGLEPPAGMRRKEATVLLAANFTANNRSNKGAMGNCVTTMVHNNYSTAEKGPAPPKSSNQAPSSLNNVVKAASNEDGEGSSSLVKSQKNFSSNNIMTRNNNSSSSSSSVPRRREVTEEEAERFIQQVNLAAVTIQRWYRRHAQRHRTAAAALGRLMAAKREERQQRMEEGNILDLQERKDEERRKIREEKARLARHAAIQELQQKRAQKASEAKRSAEEQVLVKESRRVPKKKPGAKPASARNASPAGSLTKANNAEANSPSAASEPEGRDLGVLGSVPLQDPGAEDKLQDVSSRETGNEDLETAVAAGSRAPSKVTLNELLDTLRLLEEEPELLPPPKLLKKDRHAWMDRQEPSSNSLTADNLEKFGKLNHPPGVPEDGALLSEAKLQSIISFLDEMEKSEQERPRSAASATQREGFLLEEELAHVEQVSAVATEVTSSMMRLKLEVEEKKRAISLLQTALTQQRELTDRHIKQTEQELGQQLRLQREQYEAAIQRHLAFIDQLLDDKKVLSEKCEAVVAELKQVDHKYGQKITQMQEQHELEIKKLKELMSATEKIRREKWIEEKTKKIKEITVKGLEPEIQKLMAKHREDIRQLKLLHEAELLQSDERAALHYGRQAQELRGLLEREKEEQSQRERERARQRCEQQLEQEEQALELQRRRLYAEVAEEKERLSQQAARQRAEAEELRRQLEANSSALTRALRDDYAKEKEEQERRHQTELKVLKDQLELEKQAWEANYVKKEEAWLLSRERELREEMRKERDKEIELVIQRLEADTSLAKEECERAAENRIKRIRDKYEVELQELERSERKLQERCNELKGRLAELEGDSIRLQGLLKHKEQELEEIRKEFADRLVGMEEENARLKAEMAELRARQHLELDRLVREKDQELEEVHRRVKAAVLRKEESMSSLRKQYEAAVQRASLLESLLQQQRQLAAE
- the CEP131 gene encoding centrosomal protein of 131 kDa isoform X2; protein product: MKSTRSCCSVQSPDVADLILTGLPAPVSRRPGSASPARLVARSVSVAADGKAKRNAPEDAGSRAMNNLRRSNSTTQVNQRANSSHSSEQTGDFLAFFEGDPVGRKKLAALSKTSPEKKTTWNILDDQPRVFPGPSGSHGLEPPAGMRRKEATVLLAANFTANNRSNKGAMGNCVTTMVHNNYSTAEKGPAPPKSSNQAPSSLNNVVKAASNEDGEGSSSLVKSQKNFSSNNIMTRNNNSSSSSSSVPRRREVTEEEAERFIQQVNLAAVTIQRWYRRHAQRHRTAAAALGRLMAAKREERQQRMEEGNILDLQERKDEERRKIREEKARLARHAAIQELQQKRAQKASEAKRSAEEQVLVKESRRVPKKKPGAKPASARNASPAGSLTKANNAEANSPSAASEPEGRDLGVLGSVPLQDPGAEDKLQDVSSRETGNEDLETAVAAGSRAPSKVTLNELLDTLRLLEEEPELLPPPKLLKKDRHAWMDREPSSNSLTADNLEKFGKLNHPPGVPEDGALLSEAKLQSIISFLDEMEKSEQERPRSAASATQREGFLLEEELAHVEQVSAVATEVTSSMMRLKLEVEEKKRAISLLQTALTQQRELTDRHIKQTEQELGQQLRLQREQYEAAIQRHLAFIDQLLDDKKVLSEKCEAVVAELKQVDHKYGQKITQMQEQHELVWRTLGPFCEEIKKLKELMSATEKIRREKWIEEKTKKIKEITVKGLEPEIQKLMAKHREDIRQLKLLHEAELLQSDERAALHYGRQAQELRGLLEREKEEQSQRERERARQRCEQQLEQEEQALELQRRRLYAEVAEEKERLSQQAARQRAEAEELRRQLEANSSALTRALRDDYAKEKEEQERRHQTELKVLKDQLELEKQAWEANYVKKEEAWLLSRERELREEMRKERDKEIELVIQRLEADTSLAKEECERAAENRIKRIRDKYEVELQELERSERKLQERCNELKGRLAELEGDSIRLQGLLKHKEQELEEIRKAGGDGGGERAAEGRDGGAEGPAAPGAGQAGAGEGPGAGGGSQEGEGGGAEEGGEHEQPAEAVRGGRAESQPAGITAAAAAAAGRRVTVLPGRERGWRRARALPSLLPPSPQPGPNALAVLGHLVAFRWLGVLFW
- the CEP131 gene encoding centrosomal protein of 131 kDa isoform X4, which translates into the protein MKSTRSCCSVQSPDVADLILTGLPAPVSRRPGSASPARLVARSVSVAADGKAKRNAPEDAGSRAMNNLRRSNSTTQVNQRANSSHSSEQTGDFLAFFEGDPVGRKKLAALSKTSPEKKTTWNILDDQPRVFPGPSGSHGLEPPAGMRRKEATVLLAANFTANNRSNKGAMGNCVTTMVHNNYSTAEKGPAPPKSSNQAPSSLNNVVKAASNEDGEGSSSLVKSQKNFSSNNIMTRNNNSSSSSSSVPRRREVTEEEAERFIQQVNLAAVTIQRWYRRHAQRHRTAAAALGRLMAAKREERQQRMEEGNILDLQERKDEERRKIREEKARLARHAAIQELQQKRAQKASEAKRSAEEQVLVKESRRVPKKKPGAKPASARNASPAGSLTKANNAEANSPSAASEPEGRDLGVLGSVPLQDPGAEDKLQDVSSRETGNEDLETAVAAGSRAPSKVTLNELLDTLRLLEEEPELLPPPKLLKKDRHAWMDRQEPSSNSLTADNLEKFGKLNHPPGVPEDGALLSEAKLQSIISFLDEMEKSEQERPRSAASATQREGFLLEEELAHVEQVSAVATEVTSSMMRLKLEVEEKKRAISLLQTALTQQRELTDRHIKQTEQELGQQLRLQREQYEAAIQRHLAFIDQLLDDKKVLSEKCEAVVAELKQVDHKYGQKITQMQEQHELVWRTLGPFCEEIKKLKELMSATEKIRREKWIEEKTKKIKEITVKGLEPEIQKLMAKHREDIRQLKLLHEAELLQSDERAALHYGRQAQELRGLLEREKEEQSQRERERARQRCEQQLEQEEQALELQRRRLYAEVAEEKERLSQQAARQRAEAEELRRQLEANSSALTRALRDDYAKEKEEQERRHQTELKVLKDQLELEKQAWEANYVKKEEAWLLSRERELREEMRKERDKEIELVIQRLEADTSLAKEECERAAENRIKRIRDKYEVELQELERSERKLQERCNELKGRLAELEGDSIRLQGLLKHKEQELEEIRKEFADRLVGMEEENARLKAEMAELRARQHLELDRLVREKDQELEEVHRRVKAAVLRKEESMSSLRKQYEAAVQRASLLESLLQQQRQLAAE